In Mycolicibacterium phocaicum, one DNA window encodes the following:
- a CDS encoding NADH-quinone oxidoreductase subunit G, whose amino-acid sequence MTVTEPAKDAAAVEMVTLTIDDQQISVPKGTLVIRAAELIGVQIPRFCDHPLLDPVGACRQCLVEVEGQRKPLASCTTTVTPDMAVRTQVTSAAADKAQHGVMELLLINHPLDCPVCDKGGECPLQNQAMSNGRSDSRFEDVKRTYPKPINLSAQVLLDRERCVLCARCTRFSNQVAGDPFIELLERGALQQVGIGNEAPFDSYFSGNTVQICPVGALTGTAYRFRARPFDLVSSPSVCEHCASGCAQRTDHRRGTVLRRLAGDDPEVNEEWNCDKGRWAFTYATQGDRITTPLIREADGTQRAASWPEAVAVAARGLSAAGPRTGVLIGGRLTSEDAYAYAKYARIVLGTNDIDFRSRVHSDEEAQFLAAAVAGQPMRVTYADLEAAPVVLLVAFEPEDESPIVYLRLRKAFRKHGLKVVAVAPFASRGLEKMGGTLISAAPGREPRALDAVEVLPPGSVILTGERLAGVPGGFSAVARLAERTGAAVGWVPRRAGERGALEAGAAPNLLPGGRLVADLPSRTEVAVAWHVDELPDAPGRDTTAILAAAADGELEAVLVAGVELADLPDPELAQQSLGAAKFVVSMEVRRSAVTDLAHVVFPVAPVVEKAGSFVNWEGRQRPFGAALPPATRADMGVLAALADEHCIDLGLRDVAAVRNEMTRLGCWTGPRPAAPEFTATPNPVPGPGQAILAGWRMLLDAGRLQDGEPHLAATARPAVARLSPDTAASVGASEILTVSTDHGSITLPLELTDMPTGVVWLPLNSPGSTVHATLGVAPGAVVSISGAAT is encoded by the coding sequence ATGACGGTGACTGAGCCGGCGAAGGACGCGGCCGCGGTCGAGATGGTGACGCTGACCATCGACGACCAGCAGATCAGTGTGCCCAAGGGCACGTTGGTGATTCGTGCGGCCGAGCTCATCGGTGTCCAGATTCCCCGGTTCTGCGACCACCCGCTGCTGGACCCGGTGGGCGCCTGCCGGCAGTGCCTCGTCGAGGTGGAGGGCCAGCGGAAACCGTTGGCGTCGTGTACCACCACTGTCACCCCGGACATGGCCGTGCGTACCCAGGTGACATCGGCGGCCGCCGACAAGGCACAGCACGGCGTGATGGAGCTGCTGCTGATCAATCATCCGCTGGACTGCCCCGTCTGCGACAAGGGCGGCGAATGCCCGCTGCAGAACCAGGCGATGTCCAACGGCCGCAGCGATTCTCGTTTCGAGGACGTCAAGCGCACCTACCCCAAACCCATCAATCTGTCGGCGCAGGTCCTGCTCGACCGGGAACGCTGCGTGTTGTGCGCGCGCTGCACCCGGTTCTCGAATCAGGTCGCCGGCGACCCGTTCATCGAATTGCTGGAACGTGGCGCACTGCAGCAGGTCGGGATCGGCAACGAGGCACCGTTCGACTCGTACTTCTCCGGCAACACTGTGCAGATCTGCCCCGTCGGCGCGCTCACCGGGACCGCGTACCGGTTCCGGGCCCGGCCTTTCGACCTGGTCTCCTCCCCCAGCGTCTGCGAACACTGCGCCTCGGGCTGTGCACAGCGCACCGATCATCGACGCGGAACGGTGTTGCGCCGCTTGGCCGGTGACGATCCCGAGGTCAACGAAGAGTGGAACTGCGACAAGGGCCGCTGGGCCTTCACCTACGCCACGCAGGGTGACCGGATCACCACACCCTTGATCCGCGAGGCCGACGGCACCCAGCGCGCGGCATCCTGGCCCGAGGCCGTCGCCGTCGCGGCACGCGGCCTGTCGGCAGCCGGTCCCCGGACCGGCGTGCTCATCGGCGGACGACTCACCAGCGAAGACGCCTACGCCTACGCGAAATACGCGCGGATCGTGCTGGGCACCAACGATATCGACTTCCGCAGCCGGGTCCACAGCGACGAGGAGGCCCAGTTCCTGGCTGCCGCCGTCGCGGGTCAGCCGATGCGGGTGACCTACGCCGACCTGGAAGCGGCGCCCGTCGTGCTGCTCGTCGCGTTCGAGCCGGAGGACGAATCGCCGATCGTCTACCTGCGGCTGCGCAAGGCCTTCCGCAAGCACGGCCTGAAAGTCGTTGCGGTGGCGCCGTTCGCGAGCCGCGGCCTGGAGAAGATGGGCGGCACCCTGATCTCTGCCGCACCGGGCCGCGAACCCCGGGCCCTCGACGCCGTCGAGGTGCTGCCGCCCGGTTCGGTCATCCTCACCGGTGAGCGGCTGGCGGGCGTGCCCGGCGGCTTCTCCGCGGTGGCCCGGCTGGCCGAGCGTACGGGCGCCGCCGTCGGCTGGGTACCGCGGCGGGCCGGCGAGCGCGGTGCACTGGAAGCGGGCGCGGCCCCCAATCTGTTGCCCGGCGGTCGTCTGGTGGCCGATCTGCCGTCACGGACAGAGGTGGCCGTCGCCTGGCACGTCGACGAACTGCCCGACGCACCGGGCCGCGACACCACCGCGATCCTCGCCGCCGCAGCCGACGGTGAGCTCGAGGCTGTGCTGGTCGCCGGCGTCGAACTGGCCGACCTACCCGACCCGGAACTGGCCCAGCAGTCACTCGGTGCCGCGAAGTTCGTGGTGAGCATGGAGGTCCGGCGCAGCGCCGTCACCGATCTCGCGCACGTGGTGTTCCCGGTGGCACCCGTCGTCGAGAAGGCCGGCAGTTTCGTGAACTGGGAAGGGCGCCAACGCCCATTCGGCGCGGCGCTGCCGCCCGCCACGCGAGCGGACATGGGCGTGTTGGCGGCGCTCGCCGACGAACATTGCATCGATCTCGGCCTGCGCGATGTCGCCGCTGTGCGCAACGAGATGACCCGACTCGGGTGCTGGACGGGGCCACGGCCCGCCGCACCGGAGTTCACCGCGACCCCGAACCCGGTGCCAGGCCCCGGGCAGGCGATCCTCGCCGGCTGGCGGATGCTGTTGGACGCCGGCCGCCTGCAGGACGGCGAACCGCATCTGGCCGCCACGGCCCGCCCGGCGGTGGCCCGACTCTCCCCCGACACCGCAGCGAGCGTCGGCGCGTCCGAAATCCTCACGGTCAGCACCGATCACGGCAGTATCACGCTGCCGCTCGAACTCACCGACA
- the nuoF gene encoding NADH-quinone oxidoreductase subunit NuoF, whose product MTLAPVLSRHWDQPQSWTLQSYARQGGYQALRTVLRMPPAEVIALVKDSGLRGRGGAGFPTGTKWSFISPDDGRPHYLVVNADESEPGTCKDIPLMLASPHALVEGAIIASYAIGARHAFIYVRGEVVPVLRRLQGAVAEAYANGYLGTNIAGTGFDLDLVVHAGAGAYICGEETALLDSLEGRRGQPRLRPPFPAVAGLYACPTVVNNVESIASVPSVIRGGIDWFRSMGSEKSPGFTLYSLSGHVTRPGQYEAPLGISLRELLEYAGGVRAGHQLKFWTPGGSSTPMLTPEHLDVPLDYEGMAGVGSMLGTKALQIFDETTCVVRAVRRWTQFYAHESCGKCTPCREGTYWLAQIYARLENGRAQAADLDKLLDISDAILGKSFCALGDGAASPIMSSLKYFRDEYVAHLGGGCPFDAHAATLFATEGAGA is encoded by the coding sequence ATGACGCTCGCGCCGGTGCTGAGCAGACACTGGGACCAGCCGCAGTCGTGGACGTTGCAGAGTTACGCCCGGCAGGGCGGATACCAGGCGCTGCGGACAGTGCTGCGGATGCCACCCGCTGAAGTCATTGCGCTGGTCAAGGATTCCGGGCTGCGCGGCCGCGGTGGCGCGGGTTTCCCCACGGGGACCAAATGGTCGTTCATCTCCCCCGACGACGGTCGCCCGCATTATCTGGTGGTCAACGCGGACGAATCGGAACCCGGCACGTGCAAGGACATTCCGCTGATGCTGGCGTCGCCGCACGCCCTGGTGGAGGGCGCGATCATCGCGTCGTACGCCATCGGCGCCCGGCACGCGTTCATCTACGTGCGCGGTGAGGTGGTTCCGGTGCTGCGCCGGCTGCAGGGCGCCGTGGCCGAGGCCTACGCGAACGGCTACCTCGGCACCAACATCGCCGGCACCGGGTTCGATCTGGATCTGGTGGTCCATGCCGGGGCGGGTGCGTACATCTGCGGCGAGGAGACCGCGCTGCTGGACTCGTTGGAGGGCAGGCGCGGCCAGCCCCGGCTGCGTCCCCCGTTCCCGGCGGTCGCCGGGCTGTACGCCTGCCCGACCGTGGTCAACAACGTCGAGTCGATCGCCAGTGTGCCGTCGGTGATCCGCGGCGGGATCGACTGGTTCCGGTCCATGGGGTCGGAGAAGTCGCCGGGCTTCACCCTGTACTCACTGTCGGGTCATGTCACCCGGCCGGGGCAATACGAAGCACCACTGGGCATTTCGCTGCGGGAACTGCTGGAGTACGCCGGCGGGGTGCGAGCCGGGCACCAGTTGAAGTTCTGGACGCCGGGCGGATCATCGACGCCGATGCTCACCCCCGAACATCTCGACGTCCCGCTGGACTACGAAGGCATGGCCGGGGTGGGCTCGATGCTGGGCACCAAGGCACTGCAGATTTTCGACGAGACCACCTGCGTCGTGCGGGCCGTCCGGCGGTGGACCCAGTTCTACGCGCACGAATCCTGCGGCAAGTGCACGCCGTGCCGGGAGGGCACGTACTGGCTGGCGCAAATCTATGCCCGGCTGGAGAACGGACGGGCCCAGGCGGCCGACCTCGACAAGCTGCTCGACATCTCCGACGCCATCCTCGGCAAGTCGTTCTGTGCCCTCGGCGACGGTGCGGCCAGCCCGATCATGTCCTCGCTCAAGTACTTCCGCGACGAGTACGTCGCGCACCTGGGCGGCGGCTGCCCGTTCGACGCGCACGCCGCCACGCTCTTCGCCACGGAAGGAGCGGGCGCATGA
- the nuoE gene encoding NADH-quinone oxidoreductase subunit NuoE has product MTAIELRLGPRPDEPGPPIGQGPQSYSADVRERLASDAATIIARYPSARSALLPLLHLVQSEDGYLTPAGISFCAAQLDLSTAEVTAVATFYSMYRRTPTGEYLVGVCTNTLCAIMGGDAILESLENHLGLGAGETTADGRVTLEHIECNAACDYAPVIMVNWEFFDNQTPGSARDLVDSLRAGEPVTPTRGAPLCTFKDTARILAGFPDERPGSNDSEPGAATLAGLRVAQERGMEAPQ; this is encoded by the coding sequence GTGACCGCTATCGAACTGCGTCTCGGGCCCCGGCCGGACGAGCCCGGTCCGCCCATCGGCCAAGGGCCGCAATCCTATTCGGCCGACGTGCGCGAGCGCCTGGCATCCGACGCCGCGACGATCATCGCCCGCTACCCCAGTGCCCGCTCCGCGCTACTGCCCCTGCTGCACCTCGTCCAATCCGAGGACGGATACCTCACGCCTGCCGGAATCTCCTTCTGTGCAGCGCAATTGGACCTCAGTACCGCCGAGGTCACCGCGGTGGCGACGTTCTACTCCATGTACCGCCGCACGCCCACCGGCGAATACCTGGTCGGCGTCTGCACCAACACGCTGTGCGCCATCATGGGCGGCGACGCCATCCTCGAATCACTCGAGAACCATCTGGGTCTCGGCGCCGGCGAGACCACCGCCGACGGCCGCGTCACGCTCGAACACATCGAGTGCAACGCCGCCTGCGACTACGCGCCGGTGATCATGGTGAACTGGGAATTCTTCGACAACCAAACCCCCGGTTCCGCGCGTGATCTCGTCGACTCGCTACGGGCCGGCGAGCCTGTTACGCCGACCCGCGGCGCGCCCCTGTGCACCTTCAAGGACACCGCACGCATCCTCGCCGGCTTCCCCGATGAACGCCCAGGCAGCAACGACTCCGAACCGGGTGCGGCCACGTTGGCCGGGTTGCGCGTTGCGCAGGAGCGTGGGATGGAGGCGCCGCAATGA
- the nuoD gene encoding NADH dehydrogenase (quinone) subunit D, protein MTQDNEPDGRERVVTVGGQDWADVVAAARESAVAGERIVVNMGPQHPSTHGVLRLILEIDGETITEARCGIGYLHTGIEKNLEYRTWTQGVTFVTRMDYLSPFFNETAYCLGVEKLLGVTDDIPERASVIRVMLMELNRISSHLVALATGGMELGSMSAMFFGFRERELVLSIFETITGLRMNHAYIRPGGLAADLPDEALPQLRELLKLLPKRLRDMENLLNENYIWKARTQGVGYLDLTGCMALGITGPVLRSTGLPHDLRKSQPYCGYESYDFDVITDDQCDAYGRYMIRVREMRESIKIVEQCVDRLGRTGPGPVMITDKKLAWPADLKVGPDGLGNSKEHIAKIMGSSMEALIHHFKLVTEGIRVPAGQVYVAVESPRGELGVHMVSDGGTRPYRVHYRDPSFTNLQAVSVMCEGSMVADAIAAVASIDPVMGGVDR, encoded by the coding sequence ATGACTCAGGACAACGAACCCGATGGCCGCGAACGCGTGGTCACCGTCGGCGGTCAAGACTGGGCCGACGTCGTGGCCGCGGCGCGTGAGAGTGCTGTCGCCGGCGAGCGCATCGTGGTCAACATGGGCCCGCAGCATCCGTCCACTCATGGTGTGCTGCGCCTGATCCTGGAGATCGACGGCGAGACCATCACCGAGGCGCGGTGCGGAATCGGCTACCTGCACACCGGAATCGAGAAGAATCTCGAGTACCGGACCTGGACGCAGGGCGTCACCTTCGTGACCCGCATGGACTACCTGTCCCCGTTCTTCAACGAGACGGCGTACTGCCTGGGCGTGGAGAAACTGCTCGGCGTCACCGACGACATCCCCGAGCGGGCCAGCGTCATCCGGGTCATGCTCATGGAACTCAACCGGATCTCGTCGCACCTGGTCGCGCTGGCCACCGGCGGTATGGAGCTGGGCTCCATGTCGGCGATGTTCTTCGGGTTCCGGGAACGCGAACTGGTGCTGTCGATATTCGAGACCATCACCGGGCTCCGGATGAATCATGCCTACATCCGACCCGGCGGGCTGGCCGCCGACCTGCCCGACGAGGCGCTGCCGCAACTACGGGAACTGTTGAAGCTGCTGCCCAAGCGGTTGCGCGACATGGAGAATCTGCTCAACGAGAACTACATCTGGAAGGCGCGTACGCAGGGCGTCGGCTACCTGGACCTGACCGGCTGTATGGCGCTGGGTATCACCGGCCCGGTGCTGCGTTCGACGGGGCTGCCGCATGACCTGCGAAAGTCGCAGCCGTACTGCGGATACGAGTCCTACGACTTCGACGTCATCACCGATGACCAGTGTGATGCGTACGGCCGCTACATGATTCGCGTCCGCGAGATGCGGGAGTCCATCAAGATCGTCGAGCAGTGCGTGGACAGGCTCGGTCGGACGGGGCCCGGACCGGTGATGATCACCGACAAGAAACTGGCCTGGCCGGCAGACCTGAAAGTCGGCCCGGATGGTCTGGGCAATTCGAAGGAACACATCGCCAAGATCATGGGCTCCTCGATGGAAGCGCTGATCCACCACTTCAAGCTGGTGACCGAAGGTATCCGGGTGCCCGCCGGGCAGGTGTACGTCGCCGTCGAATCGCCGCGCGGCGAGCTGGGTGTGCACATGGTCTCCGACGGTGGCACCCGGCCCTACCGGGTGCATTACCGCGACCCGTCGTTCACGAATCTGCAGGCGGTGTCGGTGATGTGCGAGGGGTCCATGGTCGCCGATGCCATCGCGGCGGTGGCGTCGATCGATCCGGTGATGGGAGGCGTGGACAGGTGA
- a CDS encoding NADH-quinone oxidoreductase subunit C, with translation MTDAPDQTGPEVIGTRRGMFGVRGSGDTSGYGRLVREVALPGSSPRPYGGYFDDVVDTLAAALGADEFGAAIERVVVFRDELTLEVRRDRLVAVARALRDELLFELCLGVSGVHYPDDAGRELHTVYPLMSITHNRRIRVEACAPDADPHVPSLYSVYPTTDWHERETYDFFGIIFDGHPALTRIEMPDDWVGHPQRKDYPLGGIPVEYHGAKIPPPDERRAYN, from the coding sequence ATGACGGACGCGCCCGACCAGACGGGACCCGAGGTGATCGGGACGCGGCGCGGCATGTTCGGTGTCCGCGGCAGCGGCGATACCTCGGGCTACGGTCGGTTGGTCCGGGAGGTCGCCCTGCCCGGCAGCTCACCCCGGCCCTACGGCGGCTACTTCGACGACGTCGTCGACACCTTGGCGGCGGCCCTCGGCGCCGACGAGTTCGGCGCCGCGATCGAGCGCGTCGTGGTGTTCCGCGACGAACTGACTCTCGAGGTACGCCGCGATCGCCTGGTCGCGGTGGCCCGGGCGCTGCGCGACGAGCTGCTGTTCGAGCTGTGCCTGGGAGTGTCCGGTGTGCACTACCCCGACGACGCGGGTCGCGAATTGCACACTGTCTACCCGCTGATGTCCATCACCCACAACCGCCGGATTCGCGTCGAGGCGTGCGCCCCGGACGCCGATCCTCATGTGCCATCGCTGTATTCGGTATATCCGACCACCGACTGGCATGAACGCGAGACCTACGATTTCTTCGGCATCATCTTCGACGGCCACCCCGCCCTGACCCGGATCGAGATGCCCGACGACTGGGTGGGCCATCCGCAGCGCAAGGACTACCCGCTCGGCGGAATACCGGTCGAGTACCACGGTGCGAAAATCCCGCCCCCGGACGAACGGCGGGCCTACAACTGA
- a CDS encoding NuoB/complex I 20 kDa subunit family protein, with translation MGLEERLPGGILLSTVEKVAGYVRKGSLWPATFGLACCAIEMMATAGPRFDIARFGMERFSATPRQADLMIVAGRVSQKMAPVLRQVYDQMAEPKWVLAMGVCASSGGMFNNYAVVQGVDHIVPVDIYLPGCPPRPEMLLNAILKLHAKIQEMPLGVNRAEAIAAAEEAALQARPTIELKGLLRS, from the coding sequence ATGGGACTCGAAGAACGCCTCCCCGGCGGCATCCTGCTGTCCACTGTCGAGAAGGTCGCAGGCTACGTGCGCAAGGGGTCGTTGTGGCCCGCCACCTTCGGGTTGGCGTGCTGCGCCATCGAGATGATGGCCACCGCGGGCCCGCGCTTCGATATCGCGCGCTTCGGCATGGAGCGGTTCTCCGCGACGCCACGCCAGGCCGACCTGATGATCGTCGCCGGCCGCGTGAGCCAGAAGATGGCGCCGGTGCTGCGGCAGGTGTACGACCAGATGGCCGAACCCAAATGGGTGCTTGCCATGGGCGTGTGTGCCTCCTCGGGCGGGATGTTCAACAACTACGCGGTGGTGCAGGGCGTCGATCACATCGTGCCCGTCGACATCTATCTGCCCGGCTGCCCACCCCGGCCGGAGATGCTGCTGAACGCAATCCTCAAGTTGCACGCCAAGATTCAGGAGATGCCGCTGGGCGTGAACCGGGCCGAGGCGATCGCCGCGGCCGAGGAAGCTGCCCTGCAGGCCCGTCCCACCATCGAGCTGAAGGGACTGCTGCGGTCATGA
- a CDS encoding NADH-quinone oxidoreductase subunit A produces the protein MNVYIPILVLGAIAAAFAVGSVGIALVIGPRRYNRAKLEAYECGIEPMAPGSPGHETTGQRFPVKYYLTAMLFIVFDIEIVFLYPWAVSFESLGVFAVVEMLLFMLTVFVAYAYIWRRGGLSWD, from the coding sequence ATGAACGTCTACATCCCCATCCTGGTACTCGGCGCGATCGCCGCGGCGTTCGCGGTGGGTTCGGTCGGAATTGCGCTGGTCATCGGCCCCCGCCGGTACAACCGGGCCAAGCTGGAGGCCTACGAATGTGGCATCGAGCCGATGGCGCCGGGCTCGCCGGGGCACGAGACGACCGGCCAGCGGTTCCCGGTCAAGTACTACCTGACCGCGATGCTGTTCATCGTCTTCGACATCGAGATCGTCTTCCTGTACCCCTGGGCCGTTTCCTTCGAATCGCTGGGGGTATTCGCGGTAGTGGAGATGCTGCTGTTCATGCTGACGGTGTTCGTCGCCTACGCATACATCTGGCGCCGCGGCGGACTGAGCTGGGACTGA
- a CDS encoding Rv3143 family two-component system response regulator, whose product MADSALKILVYSDNPNTRDQVRTALGRRIHPDLPDLTYLDVATAPVVVSSVDAGGIDLAILDGEATPAGGMGLAKQLKDEVANCPPIVVLTGRPDDAWLASWSRAEAAVPHPIDPIRLGEAVVAVLSPQR is encoded by the coding sequence GTGGCCGACTCCGCGCTCAAGATCCTGGTGTACAGCGACAACCCCAACACCCGCGACCAGGTGCGCACGGCGCTGGGGCGGCGCATTCACCCGGACCTGCCCGACCTGACCTATCTCGATGTGGCGACGGCACCCGTCGTGGTGAGTTCCGTCGACGCGGGCGGGATCGACCTGGCCATCCTCGACGGCGAGGCCACTCCGGCCGGCGGGATGGGGCTGGCCAAACAACTCAAGGACGAGGTCGCGAACTGCCCGCCGATCGTGGTGCTCACCGGCCGCCCGGACGACGCCTGGCTGGCGTCCTGGTCGCGCGCGGAGGCGGCGGTGCCCCACCCGATCGACCCGATCCGCCTCGGCGAGGCAGTGGTGGCGGTGCTGTCTCCACAGCGGTGA
- a CDS encoding DUF6285 domain-containing protein, whose protein sequence is MSHYRPTAAELVAAVAEFLETEVRGATEGAVNFHARVAANALRIVERELSQQGAGPALLGFEDEQALARAIRDGDFDGRGPELEPVLRALVRHRLDVAHPGYADE, encoded by the coding sequence ATGAGCCACTACCGCCCCACCGCGGCCGAACTGGTCGCTGCTGTCGCCGAGTTCCTGGAGACGGAGGTTCGCGGCGCCACCGAAGGGGCCGTCAACTTCCATGCCCGCGTCGCCGCGAACGCGCTCCGGATCGTCGAGCGGGAACTGTCGCAACAGGGCGCGGGACCCGCGCTGTTGGGATTCGAGGACGAGCAGGCTCTGGCTCGCGCGATCCGCGACGGGGATTTCGACGGCCGCGGTCCGGAACTCGAGCCCGTCCTGCGGGCGCTGGTGCGACATCGGCTCGACGTGGCTCATCCGGGTTATGCCGACGAGTAG
- a CDS encoding phosphotransferase family protein, with amino-acid sequence MIDAAAVARVLAPGLGKVDVQNLHELTGGASRATWAFDAVTATGARALILRVGPPDEIHAGMELEAAALSRAAAAGAPVPRILAASNSVGALGNPFLVCDFVPGETIVRKIQRALDDDGRATLLGQCAEALAAIHRADPTGIGLSSEDQLSSWRRELDEIGDTTATFEWAFRWLARNQPSDTGDAVLVHGDFRMGNLIVDGSRLAAVLDWELTHLGSRAEDLAWFCIRAWRFGAPRTLDAGGLGGIENFLTAYEHFSGITLDRKTFHWWLVSATLRWGIICRYQAQRHLSGHVRSVELATIGRRVCETEWDLLNLLEAR; translated from the coding sequence GTGATCGACGCCGCGGCAGTCGCCCGAGTGCTGGCGCCGGGCCTCGGGAAGGTCGACGTCCAGAACCTGCACGAGCTGACCGGCGGGGCCAGCCGCGCGACGTGGGCGTTCGATGCGGTCACCGCCACCGGGGCCCGCGCGTTGATCCTGCGCGTCGGGCCACCGGATGAGATCCATGCCGGCATGGAACTGGAGGCCGCCGCATTGTCCCGGGCCGCGGCAGCGGGCGCACCGGTGCCGCGCATACTGGCGGCCAGCAATTCAGTTGGCGCCCTGGGTAATCCGTTCCTGGTGTGCGACTTCGTGCCCGGCGAGACCATCGTCCGCAAGATCCAGCGAGCACTCGACGACGACGGCCGGGCCACTCTTCTCGGGCAATGTGCCGAAGCGCTGGCGGCGATCCACCGCGCCGACCCCACCGGCATCGGGCTGTCGAGCGAAGACCAACTGAGTTCGTGGCGTCGCGAGCTCGACGAGATCGGCGACACCACAGCCACCTTCGAGTGGGCCTTCCGCTGGTTGGCGCGTAATCAGCCGTCGGACACCGGCGATGCTGTGCTGGTTCACGGCGACTTCCGCATGGGCAACCTGATCGTCGACGGCAGCCGGCTGGCGGCGGTGCTGGATTGGGAACTCACCCATCTGGGCTCGCGTGCCGAGGACCTGGCCTGGTTCTGCATTCGGGCCTGGCGCTTCGGTGCGCCGCGCACGCTGGACGCCGGTGGCCTGGGCGGTATCGAGAACTTCCTGACAGCCTACGAGCACTTCAGCGGAATCACTCTGGACCGCAAAACCTTTCACTGGTGGCTGGTGTCCGCCACCTTGCGCTGGGGCATCATCTGCCGTTATCAGGCGCAGCGGCACCTGTCCGGGCACGTCAGGTCAGTGGAGTTGGCCACCATCGGCCGGCGCGTGTGCGAGACCGAATGGGACCTGCTCAACTTGCTGGAGGCCCGATGA
- a CDS encoding acyl-CoA dehydrogenase family protein produces MDFALPEHLPGLLAEMDAFIEAEIKPLERENLQYFDRRREFARTDLENGGVPAREWEDLLDEMRRRADAAGWLRYGLPREFGGRDGTNLDMAVIREHLAHKGLGLHNDLQDESSIVGNFPQVIMMSRFGTAAQQAEWVEAMITGERSMAFGLTEPDHGSDATWLETTAVRDGDGWIINGRKRWNTGVHRATHDLIFARTSGEPGQAVGITAFLVPTDTPGFTVPYYWWTFNMPSDHGEVELKDVRVPEDAVLGEVDHGLEVGQTFLHENRIRQAASSLGAAQYCIDRAAQYAGERVVFGKPLAVNQAVQWPLAELQTEAQMVRLLVYFAAWHLDRDHHMEVSDKVSMANYRANRLVCEAADRAMQIHGGVGYSRHEPFEHIYRHHRRYRITEGAEEIQIRRVAQRMLKFGRK; encoded by the coding sequence GTGGATTTCGCGCTACCGGAACACCTTCCGGGCCTACTGGCTGAGATGGATGCCTTCATCGAGGCAGAGATCAAGCCGCTGGAACGGGAGAACCTGCAGTACTTCGACCGACGACGGGAATTCGCCCGCACCGATCTGGAGAACGGCGGTGTGCCGGCCCGGGAATGGGAGGACCTGCTCGACGAGATGCGCCGGCGGGCAGACGCCGCCGGCTGGCTGCGGTACGGCCTGCCCCGCGAGTTCGGCGGCCGCGACGGCACCAATCTGGACATGGCTGTCATCCGGGAACACCTGGCGCACAAGGGGCTTGGGCTCCACAACGACCTGCAGGACGAATCGTCGATAGTCGGCAACTTCCCGCAGGTCATCATGATGAGCCGATTCGGCACCGCGGCGCAGCAAGCCGAATGGGTCGAGGCCATGATCACCGGCGAGCGATCCATGGCGTTCGGGCTCACCGAACCCGACCACGGCAGCGACGCCACCTGGCTCGAGACCACTGCCGTCCGGGACGGCGACGGCTGGATCATCAACGGCCGCAAGCGCTGGAACACCGGAGTCCACCGGGCCACGCACGACCTGATCTTCGCGCGGACCTCGGGCGAGCCCGGTCAGGCAGTCGGGATCACCGCGTTCCTGGTCCCCACCGACACCCCGGGCTTCACCGTGCCGTACTACTGGTGGACGTTCAACATGCCGAGCGACCACGGTGAGGTCGAACTGAAAGATGTTCGCGTGCCGGAAGATGCGGTGCTGGGCGAGGTGGACCACGGCTTGGAGGTCGGCCAGACGTTCCTGCACGAGAACCGCATTCGCCAGGCCGCCAGCAGTCTGGGCGCCGCGCAGTACTGCATCGACCGCGCCGCGCAGTACGCCGGCGAGCGCGTGGTGTTCGGCAAGCCGCTGGCGGTGAACCAGGCCGTGCAGTGGCCGCTCGCCGAATTGCAGACCGAGGCCCAGATGGTCCGGCTGCTGGTGTATTTCGCGGCCTGGCATCTGGATCGTGACCACCACATGGAGGTCTCCGACAAGGTGTCGATGGCCAACTACCGAGCCAACCGACTGGTGTGCGAGGCTGCCGACCGGGCCATGCAGATCCATGGCGGCGTCGGCTACAGCCGGCACGAGCCGTTCGAGCACATCTATCGACACCACCGCCGCTACCGGATCACCGAAGGTGCGGAAGAGATTCAGATTCGCCGGGTGGCGCAGCGGATGCTGAAGTTCGGGCGCAAGTGA